acaaacagagatatgcaacacaataacggaaatgaaaaatacactagaaggaaccaaaaggagattaactgaggcagaagggtgaataagtgacctggaagacagaatggtgatcatcactgatgcagaaaagaataaagaaaaaagaatgaaaagaactgaagacagcctaagatacctctgggacaatgttaaacgcaccaacattcgcattataggggtcccagaaggagacgagagagagaaaggacctcagaaaatactggaagagattatagttgaaaacttccctaccatgggcaaggaaatagctacccaggtccaggaagcgcagagagtcccaggcaggagaaacccaaggagaaacacgccaagacatatagtagtgaaactgacaaaaattagagacagagaaatattattaaaagcaacaagggaaaaacaacaaataacatacaagggaactcccatcaggttaacagctgatttctcagcagaaactctgcaagccagaagggagtggcatgatatatttcaagtgatgaaagggaagaacctataaccaagaatactctacccagcaaggatctcattcagattccatggagaaatcaaaagctttacagacaagcaacagctaagagaattcagcaccaccaaaccagccctacaacaaatgcgaaaggaacttctctaagcgggaaacataagaaaagagaaggacctacaaaaacaaaaacaaaacaattaagaaaatggtaataggaacatacatatcgataattaccttgaatgtaaatggactaaatgcaccaaccagaagacacagactggctgaatggaaacaaaaacaagacccatatacatgctgtctcgaagagacccacttcagacctagggacacatacagacggaaagtgaggggatggaaaaagatattccatgcaaatgaaaatcaaaagaaagctggagtagcaatactcatatcagataaaatagactttaaaacaaaaaatgttacaagagacaagaaaggacattacataaagatcaagggatccatccaagaagaggagataacaattataaatatatatgcacccagtataggagcacctcaatacataaggcaaatgctaacaactatgaaagaagaaatgcaaggcagaaacagagacacaggtgtagagaacaaacacatggacaccaggtggggaaagcggggagggttgggggggaatgaattgggagatttggataccaaattgtacactctaaatatatgctgtttattgtctgttaactgtatctcaataaaagttcttaaaaaaaaaaaaaaaagaacacatccTTAAAAGATAAGCTAACAGTTAACTGGTAATAAAGATGTGcgaataagctttaaaaaaaaacaatttccttgtaaaaaaaaaaaaaaaaagatcaaatggggacttccctggcagtccagtggttaagacttcaccttccagtgcaggggggtgcaggttcaatccctggttggcaGCTAAGAGCCCACATGTTTTGTGgtcaaaaaaccaaagcataaaacagaagcaatattgtaacaaattcagtaaatactttaaaaaaaatggtccatatcaaaaaaaatccttcaaaaaaaaaaaaaaaggaacaaatgaataatgaaacagaaagggTTCATTTAAAAGGCTCCATGTAAGTGAATCTTGACCAGATTTCAAGTAGGAACATGAAGTGGCAAAGAGAGGAGTGAAGTAGTTGTTCCATACCAAAGGGATGGCATGTGAGAAAACTCAGTTTCCAGAGAAGTTTCAGCGTCCTAGGAACATAGAAATAAGCACACCTGTCCTGAATAAGCAGTCAGAGCACAAGTAGATGGAAACGACTGTCAACCAAAACTGCTATTGAAAAACACTACGCTTTCATTAATTCTTATCCCACtttccaatatatatattttttcattacccACTCTGGAAATATAAGCATTCTAAGTACTACAATACTAATTGGCAAAGAAGAGGACCAAAACACCTTAAGCAAAGGAAGGTACTTTTGTTATCAATTCAtaaacaaggatttttttttaaattaaaaattttaagtcattttgtttttttgtactAAATTATTACAACCAAAACATTTATAAACACAGAACTTTCATGTACAGGAGTCTTTCTTTCAAAACAACTAACCAAAGACAATCATTCAAATTTTGGAAGTTTCTTCACATTTAGAGTGGACACGTAAAAGGAGAAACTTAAACTAATTTTACAAGGTTAATTCTAAGGTAACtggtcagtttcttcatctgtaaaatcacaGTTTGAGACTAGgtgatttttaaagttctgtctagtttaaattctaaaattgtaTGATATATAAATTCCTCAAACTTTGAATTAAATATACTAGGTTGTTCAAAGACTATAAAGTAAACATATTCTGATCATTCAAATAAACCCTAAAAATATTGGTAACTGCATCCCATAAACAATCCGTCACTACTGTTTTCAGACATCCTGTTAGCATGCGTTCTGAATGAATGACGAGCAAAAAACTTTCTCTTACTTGGGCTGCTACTATTACCAGCTTGCACCATAGCTGCTCAATGAGGAGTTACAAACGGCTCTATCATTATGGAATCCTGAAAACCTCATAAAATCTCATTAGCAAACCAGTAAATATCACTAACTCAATGACAACCTTAAATTCTTTAGTATTTAGATTCAATAAATTTGAGATATTTATCTATTATGCAAAACAAGCAGCACTACTTTACAATCTCAGTATTACTGTATATCTCCTTAggttaaacaggaaaaaaaaaaaaaacagaaaaaaaacctgtTCATGGTATTCTCCCCTCATAATTCTTCCACTCTTACGATACACATTACATATTTTCCATGTTCCTGTAAGAGAGATGCACTGCACACACGCGTCCATGATGACAAGGGTTTAGCTATACTGAAATTAAGTCTGAGATAAGTAGGCTTAGCATAATGGAGTTTTACAAAATGTGTATTTCTCAGTGTAAGGTGATTTTGTGctgcagtggaaaaaaaaaagcaaggaagtctGATTCCTTAGATTCTTCATAGTTATAACTTTATTCTTAAATGAAGGGACTGGTCTGCAGAACGAACAAATCTTAAGATTTAAGACATAACTAACATGATACTGTaaactaactatacttcaataagaattttaaaaagagagtgtAAGAGTAAATTTTACTTCTGTATAAAAAAGAATTAGCTTTTAAATCTAAGTAACACTTACAGatcatgaaaaactgaaaaatgggAGGGCAGaagtaggcaaaaaaaaaaaaaagtttactgttAAAAACTCATCCCTAGCTGtcatatttaccatttttacGAACCTACTAGTCTGACCAAGAACCCTAATTTCAAGAATAACTTTACAACCAAGCATTTTCACAGCTAATTCAACAAAAATACTGTAACTCAACAACTGATAGTACAGATCAGTGATCCAAAAGCTAATTAAACTGTGTCTATCAGCAAATTAGCAATCACACCCCTTAAAAAGGGCACTCAAGCGGTGCTCCATTAACCTCCACAAAGGGTGGCTCTCATTGAAAATTCATTACTTCATTGCCTGAACGaccatgtttgttttaaaaacaccGTCTCGGGATGAAGTCAATGACTTTACCCGCGCCTGAAACAGAAATCAGTCCGGGGAAAGGCACCACATAAACCGGGGGAATCGCAGTCACCCAACTTTTAATTATAAGGACATCATACTTAGTCATAATTATACTCTGTGCACCACAAGAATTAAAACCGTTTAGAAACTCAACGAAAGCCCGATGATAATGTGTTACTCCACGAACAGTGTTTCCTTTAGGTTCCGAGAAAGGCGTTACTATTAAAATACAGTTGGACGACTAAGTCTCAAGGTTTCCCCCAtcgtttcattttttttttttttttaaagctagaaaGGGCCTGTTTGCAGGTACTGCGAAAACCTGTGGAAagagagggctgggaggggaacCGCCACATTCAAAAGCAGGACTGGGAGCCCTTTAACGCCCCGAGGCAGCGCGGGGCGAGGGCTGGGACCCTTACCTGCCAGCGGCCGTAGGTGAGAAGGATCATGGAGATGGGGATGGCGGTGCCGGACATGGCATGCGTGGAGGGCATGCTGTACTCTGAGTTGTAGAAAACCTCCAACTTGACCACCGGCGGCGAGGCGGGCCGCGGCCAGCGGATGATGTCCTTGGTGCACTGGCCCAGGTACATGACCAGCACCCAGATGACCACGAGCCTCCGGCCCACCAGGGCGTCCAGGTTCCAGATCCAGAAGGGGAAGAACAGGATGTAGAAGAGTTCATTGCCCAGCTCCGTGCCGAAGCAGAACAGGTAGTAGAGAGGCATGTTGCTCACGTGGGCCAGCTGGCCCTCCTCGCCCGTCAGCGAGTTGCGGCGCAGGGGCCCCGCGCGCCGCGGCGAGGCCGGGCCCAGCTCGGTCGCCCGCCCGTTCCGCACGCCGTTGGGggcgcctccgccgccgccgcccggcttGGCGGGGCACTGATTGCGGTCGCTGCCGGGCGGCCGGGGGCCTCCGGACGCCTCCGACGGCCGCTCTCGGCGCCGGGAGTCTCCGGCGAGGGGCGCCTCCGCCTTCTCATCCTCCCTCGGGTCGGCGGCTGCCGCGGCGGTGCGGCTCGCCGGCGCTTCCACCCCGCACAGCCGCTGGAAACGGGCCACTTTCTGCGGGTCCTGCAAACTGCCCACCAGCCGGCCCAGCCGCTGCCTCAGCGACATGATAACGGGACCGCGCGGCCCGCGGGCCGGAGGACGGCGGCGGGAGGGTGGGCCGGCCCCCGGCGCAGCCCCGATCCGTCTCCGCGCGCCTGGCCGGCGGCAGCGGCAACGCGGGCGGCGCCTCGCTCCACCCGCTGGGCTCTGCCGGGTGACGGCGCCACAGGCCGTAGCGGCCGCCGCGCGCCCCTCCCTCGCCGCGCGCGCGCCCCGCGACCGCCCGCGGCCTCCACGCGCCGGCGCGCGCCGCTCCGCGCCCCGCCCCTCTGGAAGGGGGGGCCGGCCTCGCGGGTCCGCCCCGAGCGCGCCCGGGCGGCGTCTGGGCGCCGAGGCTCGGCCGGGCGGAGGCGGGGAGGTTCTTCTCGTTAATACCCACCAGGCGTCGCGGCGCTCGGCGGGCGGGACTTCGCGCGTCCCCGTCTCCAGCCTGGCTCTGGTTCCCCGCCGGCTGGGGTTGCGGGCTTCTCTCTGTCCGGCGTGGACTGGGAGAGGCCACGATCCCGGTGCCAGGTTCGGCGGTGCCGGTGGCCAAGCACCCGGACGTCCTGCTGGCACGGAATCAAGTGGTGAATGGTGAATGATAGCGAAGTCACCACCATGCGCCCGGAATCCTTCGACTCAAGGAATTACAAGTAATTACGGAGCTGTCCCTGACGACTGCTGTCCTGAAAGCCACGTGCCCGTTGACTAGTGGTGGCAAGAGTGGATGCAGATCACAGGACAACAGCGTGTCGTTGATTGTCAGAGGTTCAGAAATAGCCGGAGTAAAACCAGTAAATCACTGAAGCAGTAATTAGTGAAAGGGTGTTGTGCACACACCAAAAAGACAGTTTGCAATCTGGGATCTCTCAAACCAAAACATGGAGTGAGGCTCAAGGATATGTTGTTATAAAGCAGCTTATATAGTGAGAAGGCAGTGACGGTTTCTTCTTCGCAGTAGAATTTTCAGTGGTTACCTCGCATCAACCTTGAGAAACAGCTcaagttttgtttataatttccaaAGGCATAAATCAGAAATGACCAAATTGGTTTTGTCTCCCCAGGGAATTTTCAAGACTGGTCTCCGTTTGGTTTTAAGAGATCACAGTTATTCTTGGCTTACATATAGAATTTCCTTTTAATAAGTTCTAATAGCTAGCAGGGTGGCACAGAAGATTGTGATTGGTGGCTGAATGCAAGGGGTAGATTTTTGAGTTTT
The window above is part of the Hippopotamus amphibius kiboko isolate mHipAmp2 chromosome 4, mHipAmp2.hap2, whole genome shotgun sequence genome. Proteins encoded here:
- the SGPP1 gene encoding sphingosine-1-phosphate phosphatase 1 isoform X2, whose amino-acid sequence is MSLRQRLGRLVGSLQDPQKVARFQRLCGVEAPASRTAAAAADPREDEKAEAPLAGDSRRRERPSEASGGPRPPGSDRNQCPAKPGGGGGGAPNGVRNGRATELGPASPRRAGPLRRNSLTGEEGQLAHVSNMPLYYLFCFGTELGNELFYILFFPFWIWNLDALVGRRLVVIWVLVMYLGQCTKDIIRWPRPASPPVVKLEVFYNSEYSMPSTHAMSGTAIPISMILLTYGRWQDVIAGFVYTILILAIFYPFVDLIDNFNQTYKYSPLIIIGLHLALGIFSFTLDTWSTSRGDTAEILGSGAGIACGSHFTYKMGLILDPPLDILPLARLPISVTLFGKAILRIFIGMLFVLVVRDIMKRITIPLACKIFSVPYDNIRKARQHMEVELPYRYITYGMVGFSITFLVPYIFFFIGIS
- the SGPP1 gene encoding sphingosine-1-phosphate phosphatase 1 isoform X1, which produces MSLRQRLGRLVGSLQDPQKVARFQRLCGVEAPASRTAAAAADPREDEKAEAPLAGDSRRRERPSEASGGPRPPGSDRNQCPAKPGGGGGGAPNGVRNGRATELGPASPRRAGPLRRNSLTGEEGQLAHVSNMPLYYLFCFGTELGNELFYILFFPFWIWNLDALVGRRLVVIWVLVMYLGQCTKDIIRWPRPASPPVVKLEVFYNSEYSMPSTHAMSGTAIPISMILLTYGRWQYPLIYGLILIPCWCSLVCLSRIYMGMHSILDVIAGFVYTILILAIFYPFVDLIDNFNQTYKYSPLIIIGLHLALGIFSFTLDTWSTSRGDTAEILGSGAGIACGSHFTYKMGLILDPPLDILPLARLPISVTLFGKAILRIFIGMLFVLVVRDIMKRITIPLACKIFSVPYDNIRKARQHMEVELPYRYITYGMVGFSITFLVPYIFFFIGIS